The following are encoded in a window of Drosophila simulans strain w501 chromosome 3L, Prin_Dsim_3.1, whole genome shotgun sequence genomic DNA:
- the LOC6738234 gene encoding kunitz-type serine protease inhibitor A: MPKNSNGGTVFIEHPTTSEVFRMKFLLIMACLTLCVASINAQICQGRPVFQLCTGGRDEGNRNGRFCGLTAQSGMWFYNSRSRRCEKMNYRGCGGNGNRYCKVEDCNRCRR; encoded by the exons ATGCCTAAGAACTCGAATGGCGGAACAGTTTTCATCGAACACCCAACCACAAGTGAGGTATTCAGAATGAAGTTCCTATTGATCATGGCCTGCCTAACTCTGTGTGTGGCCTCCATAAATGCACAGATTTGCCAAGGTCGTCCAG TCTTTCAGCTATGCACTGGCGGCAGGGATGAAGGCAATCGCAATGGAAGATTTTGCGGCTTGACTGCCCAGAGTGGCATGTGGTTCTATAATAGCCGGAGCAGAAGATGCGAAAAGATGAACTATCGCGGATGTGGCGGCAATGGCAATCGCTACTGCAAAGTGGAAGATTGCAATCGGTGCAGGCGATAA